GGATCGGCCCATGGTCATATTATCACCACAAGCGTAAACTCCCGGAACGGTTGTACGCTGGAAAATATCTGTCTTTAACAGGCCGGATTCTGTCAATTCGCAGCCCAGGGTATTAATCAGCTCACAGCCTTGCGTAAACGGTGGTCTGGCATATATTGCCGTAACGGGAAGTTCGCTGTTATCGGCAAAGCTAATGGTGTTGATTTGGCCGTTCTGATGATTAAATGCCGTTATCGGTTTATCAATTATGTTGATATGATGCTTTTTGAACCTGGATAATTGCTCTTCTGTGAAGTCAGGAGTGCCGTTGGTGAAAATGGTGAGATCTTTTGTCCAGTTGGATATGAGTTTCACGAATTCGTAGCCCATGTTACCATTGGCCAATATGCCTGTTGGTACATTTCGGACCTCATATCCATGGCAATACGGACAATGGATGACGGATATGCCCCAGCAAGCTGCAAAGCCTGGAATGGCCGGCATATTATCTTTCAGGCCGGTAGCAAATACCAGTTTAGTGGATTCGAAGCTTTCACCCACTTCCGTATGGACGGTGAAGCCACCTGGCAGTGGCGTTACAGCTGTCACCGCACCTTCCCGGTAGCGTACCGAAGCGTATTTTAGTACTTCTGCTTTAGCAGCTGCTGCTATGGCAGCTGGTTTGTCGCCATCGTGGGTGATAAAGTTATGTGAATGCGGTGTTTGCCTGTTGCAGGGTTTGCCGGCATCTATTATCAATACCCTGCGTAGCGACCTGCCCAGCGACATAGCCGCTGCCAGGCCGGCATAGCTACCCCCAATGATAATTACATCATAATTGTCTCCTGATTTCATATTTCCCGTTTTTCGTGGCAACAAATTTATATAAAAATAAACAAATGCAACAGTGTTGCAAATAATTAATTTGAAATGGATATTAAAAAATGTCCATGCTTATGTGATTTTAGTCCATCGAAGGGATAACATTCGGTCCCTAATTTTGTATCCTATTTAGAAAACTTAACATCATGCAAAACACAAACAAACTGGCATTTTTGATTCTTCGCATAGGTATTGGATTACTATTCCTGACATTTGGTATCATGAAAATAATGGGTGGACCCGCTATGTGGGCATTTCTGGGTGGTACCTTGAAAATAGTTGGTATTAATTTCTGGCCGGAGGCCTTTGGATTGGCGGCTACATTGGCAGAACTGATTGGCGGGCTTGCACTGATCAGCGGATTTTTTGTAAGGCCTCTGTCTATCGCGTTACTGCTGACAATGATTGTTGCTACGCTGTTCAAAATATCTGCCGGGGCACCTTTCGCTGAAACATCCTATCCATTGACGATGGTGCTGGTAACCTTGTTTTTTGCGCTGAACAAAGGTAAGTACACTAATAATTAATGCTGCAGGGCGGCATCTTTTTTTAAGAGCGCTTCATCGCCTTCCAGCTGATAGTGGTGAAAGAATTTCAGCAGCTGTTGCTGACGCTGTTCATTGTTGTAGGAAACAGCTAAAGAAAGTTTCTGCTGGCATACAGCACAGAGGCGGGCAGGTGTACGGTCCGTTTCTTCCAGGCCATTAGTGCCATTCATGGTGCATTTCGCATGAGTACAATGATGCATGGAAAACATGTGGCCAATTTCATGTGTGCTGATGATCAGTAATCTGCGTAGCGCCGTTTTAAAGTTGGTACTATCCAGGTGAGATTCCTGTAATCTGTAAATCGAGGAAACGCCCACCTGGTCATTATAGGAAGCGAGCCCAAAGACGTAATTCCAGCTGCTTTGAGGATAGAGGTCTTTTGCACTGATAGCCAGCAGTACGATAGCGTCTTTGGGCTTTTTACTTTTTACAATGCTGTCGAGCAGATAGCTGGCCAGCAATTGAATGTGATTATCATCTCCAAATGTTCGCATTGCTGTTTGTGGTACATTATCGTCGATACCTGGAAGCACGATGGTTTTCAACTGAAAAAACAGTGCGTTATACTCACAGGTAGCGGCGATCATTTCTTTTTGTAATACCCCGAAATCTCCAACAGGTAAAAGGTAAATTACGGACCTTTCTGCAGATGCTTTTACCGGATGTATAGCCTGATATTCCTTCCATGTCTGTCCTTTTTCTTTATGTATATATAGCCAGTCTCCGTGTTGTGGTACCGGCAGCGGAATATCGTTTTTAGCGATCCTGTCGAAATAGGTGTTTCGTTTGTTGCAGCTACAAAAACAAATAGCTAAAGCAATTATCAACAGGCAATATATTTTGGAGATCATTACGGTATAGGTTATAGCAACTATTTTATCAATTTAATAAAAAAAGATAAATGGGAAGATGTTTTGTTTTATAAGAACATGCTATCCTGCCGCAGTATCTATTTTGATGAGTGGTCGAAAAACCCTAATGTGTGACGCTGGGCTATGCCTGAATAATGCTACCTTTTCAAGGAATTTGTTGTATCGATGGCTACCACTTACCCCCGCATGGTGAAAGCCCGTAGCTATTTTATTCCCCACCCAAAAAACACTAAATGAAAAAGACAATCCTTGCTTGTACAATTCTATTAATGACTATTGTTGCTCAGGCACAATTCACCAACCTGCCTAGTGGCGATAATAAACGTGCTACGGTGAGTGAAGGTGTAGGTATTACACAGGTATCTATTAATTACAGTCGCCCGGGTGTAAGAGGAAGAGAAGGGCATATCTGGGGCGGAGTGGTACATAAAGGTTTTGCCAACCTGGGCTTTGGGCCTTCCAAGGCTGCGCCATGGCGCGCGGGTGCAAATGAAAATACGACCATCACTTTTTCCACAGATGTAAAAATTGATGGTCAGCCATTGGCAGCAGGCACTTATGGATTCTTTGTTGCCTATGATCCCAATGAAAGTATGTTGATTTTTAGCAAAAACTCCAGTTCCTGGGGTAGCTTTTACTATGATCCTAAAGAGGATGCATTACGCGTAAAGGTGAAGCCGGTAACACTGGATAAAAGCCAGGAATGGCTCAGATATGAGTTTGCAGATGAAACACCTTCCAGCGCTACCGTGATGCTGGAGTGGGAAAAGCTGGCGATTCCCTTTAAGATTGATGTGGACCTGGTAGCAACACAGATTGCCTCTTTCCGTAAGGAACTTCGCGGTACCAGTGGCTTCATCTGGCAAACATGGCATACCGCAGCCAGCTTCTGTGAGCAAAACAATACTAACCTGGAAGAGGCGCTCTTATGGTCAGATTCCGCTACCAGTCTTGGAACCGGAGGCGCTCAGAGCTTCCAGGCATGGAGTACGAAAGCGGGTATCCTGGATAGTCTGGGCCGTAACCAGGAAGCGATGGCTGCGATGAAAAAGGCCTTGCCCTATGGTAATGTCAATGAGCTGTATTTCTATGCCAGAACCCTTGCTCATCTGAGAAAAGGGAAAGAAGCATTCGAGATCTTCAAAATGGATTACGATAAACATCCGGATGAATTCATTACCAATGCTGGTATGGCACGTGGATATTCTGCCCTGGGAGATTTTAAAAAAGCCCTGGGCTACGCACAGAAAGCCCTGGCGCAGGCGCCTGATCCTGTTAACAAAGACCGCCTTGAAAAAATGGTGAAAACATTGCAGGATGGCAAGGATATAAATTCCTGAAGCTATTCGGTATTTTCCAGTTCTCAAGTAAAAGCTCACTTCTAAAAAGTGAGCTTTTTTGCGTTACTTGCATTTCCAGATTCTGGTTTACACTGTACATATGAAAATTACACTATTACTTTCCATCAGTATATTGACAATCCTTTTAGCGCCTGCAATTGGAATGACGGTTGCCGCACAATCTGCCGGCACTGTGCTGCCAATAAAAAAAATACCCAATGATACGCTCCTGGAAGCTTACAAGCAATCTATCAGCGACGTGTCACATGGAAAGTATCTGGACGCTTCTTTTGGTCTGCTCAAAAGGTTGGGGGTAGAAAGTATTGATCAGATAGATGATGCCGATGTTGTGGACCAATGGGCACAGGTGATGTCTGCGATAACAGGGATTCCTTCATTCAACAAGGCTAAAGGGGCTGACTTTCACGTACCGGAAGAGCAGGTCTCAGATTTGCGGATGGCCAAAGCAATCCCGGCTATCGATGAAATAGTCAGGCGTGCGCGTGATACACGTATTGTTATTCTTAATGAAAATCATCTGGACCCACGTGGTCGTGCCTTCGGCCTGGAGGTTGCGAAAGCCCTGAAACCGTTGGGATATACAGTGCTGGCTGTTGAAGCGCTAAGACCATATGCTGATGACCAGGAAGCGCGGCTTAAAATGGAGCAACTTTCGAAGGATGGCATAGTTAGAGGGGCGGGTGATTTTTATAGTGGATACTATTTTGATGATCCTGTATTTGCTGATTTTATCAGGCAATCGCTGGCGATGGGATACCGTCCGGTGTCGTATGAAACAGCAGGTAGGGGATACACTGATCAGGAAAGGGAACAGGCACAGGCAGAGAATCTTATCCGTCGCGGGGTACAGCCGTTCCCTGATAGTAAAATACTCGTTTATGTGGGCGAACGTCATGCCGCTGAGCATCCTTTGCTGAATGAAGAAAAGCCATACCTTAAAATGGCCGCCATTCTTAAAGATAAAACAGGCATTGATCCACTGACGATCGATCAGGCCGGATTATCCCCGGTGCCTATGAACCGACCGGATGTTGATCTCTATAGCATCGCGGTATCAAAAACTTCGGGGCAATCTGTTGTATTATTGAAGGACGGAAAACCTTTAACCGCGGGTCTCTTAGCTGGAGCAACAGATTTACAGGTAGTTCATCCTCCTGTTAAACTAATCAACGGACGGCCTGACTGGTTGTTGAAAATGAACCGTTCTCCTGTTAAGGTTCCACGTAATCTCCTGCCGCAATCAGGTATCCGCCTTGTGCAAGTGTTCGTGGATAATTCGGCTACAGATGCCCGGCCAATAGATCAGGTACTGATCACAACTGGTAAAAAGCCCGCAGTCTTGATGTTGCCGGATGTTAAAGTACGTTATGCCGTACAAAATTTTTAAGACCAATCATCTATATTCAATCTGTCAAAGCTTTTTATGCGATTTCTTGTATTTATATTACTGTTTATTTCCATTGACGTATCAGCCCAGTTTGCCAAACCTGGGGAGGAATATATCCGTTCCAAAGAGGGACGTAATGTATGGGAGAAAAATACGATCATCTGGCACTGCATAAAAGCCTTGAAAGCAGATGCCAATAACCAGGAAGCTGTAAAGGTCTGCACCTGCCAGGCGGAGCAACTTGACAGGTATTTTCCTATGGCGAAAATAAAGAAATATGAACGTTTGTATCCTCATTTATCTTTAACGAAACTTTTAGAAGAAGATGTAGCATTACAGCAACGTATCGAGGACTGCTACAGTACCATTTCGCAAAACAATCTTTTTTTCTCACCGCTTCAAATGACGACCTACCGGGATTCTATGGCAGCGTATATCCGGGAGAATACAAAGGAAAAACTGGATGAAAGCAGAATAAATAGCTATTGCGATTGTGCGGTATCTATTATGGCGAAACGGAAAATTAATGCAGAAAGTGTTAAGGATATAAATGATCCTAATTCTATGTTGTTTAATGAAATTGCCTATAGTTGCGGCGGATATCCCTATAAAAAAATATCTCCTACCCATGCCTGGAAAGTAGCAGATAGTCTGGATGTAAACGGTAGCAAAAGGATCGACTCTGTTGATGTAATCACTGTTGGCGGTATGACGAAACTGAAAGTGAAAATAGGCCCGGTGGTAAACGTATGGATGCTGGATTGCGGAGCTACTGATATGCTGGTGTCGGACACCATGATGAATAAATTGCTTCAACTGAAACTGGTATCTAAAGATGATTTCCTGGGACAGCAAACCTATACCCTGGCCAATGGAAGGATACTGCTTTGTGATGTATATAAAATCAATCATGTCCAGGTAGGGAAGTTTACTGTTGATAACCTGGTTATTGGTGCATCCAAAGAAGCTGATAGCTTTCTGCTGGGAAAGACTTTCCTTAATAAATTTCGGCGTTGGTCCATTGATAATCAGCGGGAGCAACTAATTCTGGAGAAATAATTTATGTAGCTCATATGGTCTCTGCATCTTCAGATTTTGCAGAGACCATATTTTTTTATTTATGTGCTATTTCATTTGCACCTTCCCAAACAATTCCTCATTAAATTCAAAATTCACATTGGCACTTGTATCGGCAAGTATTTTTTTTGCCAGAATAGCGCTGGCTGGGTATAATGAGCTGAAATGATCTTTGTTTTTTATCTCGAATAAATGAACGAGTGGCAGTTCATATTTTTTTACATATTTATTTATTCTACGTAGTTCCTCAATATTACTCCTTTCAGGATCATTCCCTTCCAGGATATAAGTTGGCGTGGCTATGTCAATTAACCAGCATATGGGTG
This window of the Chitinophaga sp. Cy-1792 genome carries:
- a CDS encoding retropepsin-like aspartic protease, which gives rise to MRFLVFILLFISIDVSAQFAKPGEEYIRSKEGRNVWEKNTIIWHCIKALKADANNQEAVKVCTCQAEQLDRYFPMAKIKKYERLYPHLSLTKLLEEDVALQQRIEDCYSTISQNNLFFSPLQMTTYRDSMAAYIRENTKEKLDESRINSYCDCAVSIMAKRKINAESVKDINDPNSMLFNEIAYSCGGYPYKKISPTHAWKVADSLDVNGSKRIDSVDVITVGGMTKLKVKIGPVVNVWMLDCGATDMLVSDTMMNKLLQLKLVSKDDFLGQQTYTLANGRILLCDVYKINHVQVGKFTVDNLVIGASKEADSFLLGKTFLNKFRRWSIDNQREQLILEK
- a CDS encoding DoxX family protein, translated to MQNTNKLAFLILRIGIGLLFLTFGIMKIMGGPAMWAFLGGTLKIVGINFWPEAFGLAATLAELIGGLALISGFFVRPLSIALLLTMIVATLFKISAGAPFAETSYPLTMVLVTLFFALNKGKYTNN
- a CDS encoding archaemetzincin; protein product: MIIALAICFCSCNKRNTYFDRIAKNDIPLPVPQHGDWLYIHKEKGQTWKEYQAIHPVKASAERSVIYLLPVGDFGVLQKEMIAATCEYNALFFQLKTIVLPGIDDNVPQTAMRTFGDDNHIQLLASYLLDSIVKSKKPKDAIVLLAISAKDLYPQSSWNYVFGLASYNDQVGVSSIYRLQESHLDSTNFKTALRRLLIISTHEIGHMFSMHHCTHAKCTMNGTNGLEETDRTPARLCAVCQQKLSLAVSYNNEQRQQQLLKFFHHYQLEGDEALLKKDAALQH
- a CDS encoding DUF2911 domain-containing protein; the encoded protein is MTIVAQAQFTNLPSGDNKRATVSEGVGITQVSINYSRPGVRGREGHIWGGVVHKGFANLGFGPSKAAPWRAGANENTTITFSTDVKIDGQPLAAGTYGFFVAYDPNESMLIFSKNSSSWGSFYYDPKEDALRVKVKPVTLDKSQEWLRYEFADETPSSATVMLEWEKLAIPFKIDVDLVATQIASFRKELRGTSGFIWQTWHTAASFCEQNNTNLEEALLWSDSATSLGTGGAQSFQAWSTKAGILDSLGRNQEAMAAMKKALPYGNVNELYFYARTLAHLRKGKEAFEIFKMDYDKHPDEFITNAGMARGYSALGDFKKALGYAQKALAQAPDPVNKDRLEKMVKTLQDGKDINS
- a CDS encoding NAD(P)/FAD-dependent oxidoreductase, with amino-acid sequence MKSGDNYDVIIIGGSYAGLAAAMSLGRSLRRVLIIDAGKPCNRQTPHSHNFITHDGDKPAAIAAAAKAEVLKYASVRYREGAVTAVTPLPGGFTVHTEVGESFESTKLVFATGLKDNMPAIPGFAACWGISVIHCPYCHGYEVRNVPTGILANGNMGYEFVKLISNWTKDLTIFTNGTPDFTEEQLSRFKKHHINIIDKPITAFNHQNGQINTISFADNSELPVTAIYARPPFTQGCELINTLGCELTESGLLKTDIFQRTTVPGVYACGDNMTMGRSVAQAVATGTMAGAFVNKDLIELFF